In Wenyingzhuangia fucanilytica, the following are encoded in one genomic region:
- a CDS encoding SusC/RagA family TonB-linked outer membrane protein, with amino-acid sequence MNKLLTRKKLLGNFLLMLFFIILSSAMEVRAQDLTVTGTVTSAEDGMPIPGVTVLKKGTTAGVLTDFDGIYTIQAKTGDVLQFRYLGMEEKDVVVSKSTINLEMTSSIEDLDKVVVIGYGTVKKKEVTGAVSSLKSEDIEQVVTSDLGTALQGQMAGVNVIASSGQPGAESEILIRGITTVSGSNTPLYIVDGLIQDGDPGISPNEIQSIDVLKDAASTAIYGTRGAAGVILITTKQGEKGSLSVRANSSYGIQHLSGTPTRLMNANQQTYFELVQNRNSSSLGLQDDEIDIIGLSPNKLQLDTNLFKRIVIDNQPTQNHSVNISGGTKDITYSVTTGLYKTEGTLVNSNFERFNIRANTTYKHDKWDIRASVSIANENTNYAPGGLTTQIIKYSPLRQDLTTIAPDEVIVSEGGLDGVITGWVLESFENESTKDVVKNQTNLNLNYNWTKKLKLSLRYGISTINEYRHTFNPYREVIDVFDNDLSPNASSGVSNASLRRYNRSLDLFATYKFNIKNDHNFTLTGGATFEDYIAEQYRASRLGVLDNSIKVLNGTSISPEVSSGRDTRHKIQGVIGRLQYGYKGRYLLSSSIRRDASSRFSEEYRSNLFPSTAFAWNVSDENFWKPFKRTVNNAKFRVSYGEVGNESFGDYAFDASITPNIDYVFGSDSFTNGAIQTAFANEAIKWETSIQTNFGLDLGFFKNKFTLSAEYYDKTNKDMLFPIVTPGSAGGGGNAQVILNVGNMTNKGLELTAGYKTNIGKLRLKMNGTFTTNKNKVTRINGLGGFAYTNDSGLIQGARGASQVTTLAEGYEAGAFFLYPTDGVVNTQEELIEYQKIDPSARLGDLKYVDTDLSGNITDADRVYSGSGLPEYEIGYNINASYRGFDVSMNWYAALGHEIMNGSKATAFGFGRHEDLVYQWSEANPTSNIPAYRGQVNNHANYKGYTDLWLEDGDYLRLKQVTLGYSFSKKVTESLGFSKLRLYASAQNPLTFTNYSGFNPEVGGRITSRGLDKGNYPITSLYLVGLNLNF; translated from the coding sequence ATGAACAAACTATTAACGAGAAAAAAGTTGTTAGGTAATTTTTTACTGATGCTATTTTTTATCATCCTCAGTAGTGCTATGGAGGTGCGTGCTCAAGATTTAACTGTAACAGGAACTGTAACAAGTGCCGAAGATGGAATGCCTATTCCTGGAGTTACTGTTCTTAAAAAAGGTACTACCGCAGGTGTTCTTACAGATTTTGATGGAATATATACAATTCAAGCTAAAACAGGTGATGTCCTACAATTTCGATATTTAGGTATGGAAGAAAAGGATGTCGTAGTTAGTAAATCTACTATAAATTTGGAAATGACTTCTAGTATAGAAGATTTAGATAAAGTGGTTGTTATAGGATATGGAACCGTGAAAAAGAAAGAAGTAACAGGGGCGGTTTCTAGCTTGAAATCTGAAGATATAGAGCAAGTTGTTACATCAGATTTAGGAACGGCGTTGCAGGGGCAAATGGCAGGTGTTAATGTCATCGCTAGTTCTGGACAACCAGGAGCTGAATCTGAAATTCTAATTCGTGGTATAACTACAGTTTCAGGGAGTAATACGCCCCTTTACATTGTTGATGGTTTAATACAGGATGGGGATCCTGGTATAAGCCCAAACGAAATACAATCTATAGATGTTTTAAAAGATGCAGCCTCAACGGCAATTTATGGAACTCGTGGTGCAGCGGGGGTTATATTGATTACAACTAAGCAAGGAGAAAAAGGTTCTTTATCGGTAAGAGCTAATTCTAGCTACGGTATTCAACACCTTAGCGGTACGCCAACGCGATTGATGAATGCTAACCAACAAACCTATTTTGAATTAGTTCAAAATAGAAATTCATCAAGCCTAGGGTTGCAAGATGATGAAATAGATATTATTGGTTTAAGTCCAAACAAATTACAGTTAGATACTAATCTTTTTAAGCGTATTGTAATAGATAACCAACCCACACAGAATCATTCTGTAAATATATCAGGAGGAACAAAAGATATAACATATAGTGTAACCACTGGTTTATATAAAACGGAAGGGACTTTGGTTAATTCCAATTTTGAACGGTTTAATATAAGAGCCAATACAACATATAAGCATGATAAATGGGATATTAGGGCAAGTGTTTCAATAGCTAACGAAAATACAAATTATGCTCCTGGAGGATTAACAACACAAATAATTAAATATTCTCCATTAAGGCAAGATTTAACTACTATAGCTCCTGACGAAGTTATTGTGTCAGAAGGGGGATTGGATGGTGTAATTACAGGATGGGTATTAGAAAGCTTTGAAAATGAAAGTACTAAAGACGTAGTTAAAAATCAAACTAATTTAAATTTAAATTATAATTGGACCAAAAAATTAAAATTATCATTAAGATACGGTATATCTACAATAAACGAATACAGGCACACATTTAACCCATACAGGGAAGTAATCGATGTATTTGATAATGATTTAAGTCCAAATGCCAGTAGTGGAGTTTCAAACGCTTCTCTAAGACGATATAATAGAAGTTTAGACCTTTTTGCAACTTATAAGTTTAATATAAAAAACGATCATAATTTTACACTAACAGGAGGTGCAACTTTTGAAGATTATATAGCGGAACAGTATAGGGCAAGTAGATTAGGAGTTCTAGACAACAGCATTAAAGTTTTAAATGGTACGAGTATAAGCCCGGAAGTAAGCTCTGGTAGAGATACCCGTCATAAAATTCAAGGTGTCATAGGAAGATTACAGTATGGGTATAAAGGGAGATATTTATTAAGTTCTAGTATAAGACGCGATGCTTCATCTAGATTTTCTGAAGAATATCGATCTAATTTATTTCCTTCTACAGCGTTTGCTTGGAATGTATCTGATGAGAATTTTTGGAAGCCATTTAAAAGAACAGTCAATAACGCTAAATTTAGGGTGTCTTACGGAGAAGTAGGGAATGAGAGTTTTGGTGATTATGCGTTTGATGCTTCTATTACACCTAATATTGATTATGTTTTCGGATCAGACTCTTTTACAAACGGGGCTATTCAAACAGCTTTTGCCAATGAAGCGATTAAGTGGGAGACGTCTATTCAAACAAATTTTGGTTTAGATTTAGGTTTTTTTAAAAACAAGTTCACCTTAAGTGCAGAATATTACGACAAGACAAATAAAGATATGTTGTTTCCAATTGTTACGCCTGGTTCTGCAGGTGGTGGAGGTAATGCTCAGGTTATCCTTAACGTAGGAAACATGACAAATAAAGGACTTGAGTTAACGGCAGGTTACAAAACTAATATAGGAAAGTTGAGGTTGAAAATGAATGGAACCTTTACTACAAATAAAAATAAAGTAACAAGAATCAATGGGTTAGGAGGGTTTGCCTACACCAATGATTCAGGATTAATTCAGGGTGCAAGAGGGGCTTCCCAAGTAACTACTTTAGCTGAAGGGTATGAAGCTGGTGCTTTTTTCTTATATCCAACAGATGGTGTAGTTAATACGCAAGAAGAATTAATTGAATACCAGAAAATTGATCCAAGTGCTAGATTAGGAGACTTAAAGTATGTTGATACAGATTTAAGTGGAAATATTACAGATGCCGATAGAGTTTATAGCGGAAGTGGGTTACCAGAATACGAAATAGGTTATAATATTAATGCAAGCTACAGAGGATTTGATGTGTCGATGAACTGGTATGCCGCATTAGGACATGAAATTATGAATGGTTCAAAAGCAACTGCTTTTGGTTTTGGTAGACATGAGGACTTAGTATATCAATGGTCCGAAGCGAATCCAACCTCAAATATTCCAGCATATAGAGGACAAGTTAATAATCACGCAAATTATAAAGGGTATACTGATTTATGGTTAGAAGATGGAGATTATTTACGATTAAAACAAGTGACTCTAGGTTATAGTTTTTCTAAAAAAGTTACAGAAAGCTTGGGGTTTAGTAAGTTAAGATTGTACGCGTCTGCACAAAACCCACTTACTTTTACAAATTATTCTGGGTTTAATCCAGAAGTAGGTGGGAGAATAACAAGTAGAGGATTAGATAAAGGGAATTACCCAATTACATCATTATACTTAGTTGGTCTTAATTTAAACTTTTAA
- a CDS encoding RagB/SusD family nutrient uptake outer membrane protein: MKNTKYLIFIFMFWHLVSCNDEYLSEKNPNEISSGTFWKNLKDTNTGLVAAYNALLDEDIYAIIQEGLRSDMGWPGYGRPIGSDENLRNFYELNYTNSDGYVQNKWNAAYTAIFRANQVIRALENIEETTSEEEKELWLLQMGQARFIRGLMHFYLHSAYNKGSIIIRDEVPVNPEDFNKPLSPSEDVIKFFRQDLEYAYSNLPAQYENPTQNDGRITKGAAAVILGTSYLYEKNYDTAIIYFDDIINDITADYGYKLVEDMSLLFTEAGEHNDESILELNYTKDFRTDIGVWEPYGLSNQLAWAVPSNKGPLLPAWIINAYKSENLDTLDDRNYVDDPDSPTGRSLRPVSLRTSAMVGIVDDDVSLFSDQVTGLQIRISTNGWGFGVYKKYTNHDLSPEEVSSDPRGARASGKNIILNRLADVYLMQAECFIKTGDIDGALELINAVRHRWALELLGPENPKWSNSSFDLENYNEQSLMEHLMFVEKPLEMSLEGHQTRWIDLRRWGMLGVNFQNLSNKTFYAKTVTIKDLEGNPVTKFNSSITEDPGTASGLSIIDYEYDEKAANYNPELHDYLPIPLGEIMRNSNINLNDN, from the coding sequence ATGAAAAACACAAAATATTTAATATTCATTTTTATGTTTTGGCACTTGGTGTCTTGTAATGATGAATATCTTTCAGAAAAAAATCCTAACGAAATTTCCTCAGGAACGTTTTGGAAAAATTTAAAAGATACAAATACAGGTTTGGTAGCAGCTTACAATGCGCTTTTAGATGAAGATATTTATGCAATTATTCAAGAAGGACTTAGGTCTGATATGGGATGGCCAGGATATGGAAGGCCTATTGGATCAGATGAAAATTTACGCAATTTTTATGAGTTAAACTATACAAACAGTGATGGGTATGTCCAGAATAAATGGAATGCCGCATATACAGCAATATTTAGAGCAAATCAAGTAATAAGGGCACTTGAAAATATAGAGGAAACTACCTCTGAAGAAGAAAAAGAATTATGGTTATTACAAATGGGACAAGCTAGGTTTATTAGAGGACTTATGCATTTTTATCTGCATTCCGCTTATAATAAAGGAAGTATAATTATTAGAGATGAAGTTCCAGTTAATCCAGAGGATTTCAATAAACCATTATCTCCATCAGAAGATGTTATTAAGTTCTTTAGACAAGATTTGGAATATGCATATTCAAATTTACCTGCGCAATATGAAAATCCTACTCAAAATGATGGTCGCATTACTAAAGGAGCTGCTGCTGTTATTTTAGGTACTAGTTATCTATATGAAAAGAATTATGATACAGCTATAATTTATTTTGATGATATTATAAACGATATAACTGCAGATTATGGGTATAAACTAGTAGAGGATATGAGTTTGTTATTCACTGAAGCAGGAGAGCATAATGATGAATCTATTTTGGAATTAAATTATACAAAAGACTTTAGAACAGATATAGGTGTTTGGGAGCCATATGGTTTATCCAATCAATTAGCATGGGCAGTTCCAAGCAACAAAGGACCTTTATTACCTGCATGGATTATTAATGCTTATAAAAGTGAGAACCTAGATACTTTAGATGATAGAAATTATGTTGATGATCCAGACTCTCCTACTGGACGTTCTTTACGTCCTGTATCTTTAAGAACTTCTGCTATGGTCGGAATTGTTGATGATGATGTGTCTTTATTTTCTGACCAAGTAACTGGCTTACAAATTAGAATAAGTACCAATGGATGGGGTTTTGGTGTCTATAAAAAATATACTAATCATGATTTAAGTCCAGAAGAAGTAAGTTCAGACCCTAGGGGGGCTAGGGCTTCTGGTAAAAATATTATATTAAACAGATTAGCCGATGTCTATCTTATGCAGGCTGAGTGTTTTATTAAAACAGGAGATATAGACGGTGCTTTAGAACTTATTAATGCAGTAAGACATAGGTGGGCTTTAGAATTACTTGGTCCTGAAAATCCTAAATGGTCAAACTCATCATTTGATTTGGAAAATTATAACGAACAGTCTCTTATGGAGCATCTTATGTTTGTAGAAAAACCTTTAGAAATGTCTTTAGAAGGGCATCAAACACGTTGGATTGATTTAAGAAGGTGGGGCATGTTAGGAGTAAATTTTCAAAACCTATCAAATAAAACCTTTTATGCTAAAACTGTTACAATAAAAGATTTGGAAGGAAATCCTGTAACTAAATTTAATTCATCTATTACTGAAGATCCTGGAACTGCTTCTGGATTAAGTATCATAGATTATGAATATGATGAAAAAGCAGCCAATTATAATCCTGAACTTCATGATTATTTACCTATACCATTAGGTGAAATAATGAGAAACTCAAATATTAATTTAAATGATAACTAA
- a CDS encoding glycoside hydrolase family 88/105 protein, whose protein sequence is MSLSIKKSKLFFLIIVIIIQKSYAQKEKITLKSVYTITKKVTDWQIETFDEMGKYRALPTQNLKHFHHRKRYKDVVWNCGVLYSGILEWNTIAKDSVYDSWLLNIGYRNGWRLDDHRSVFNADNHTVGYAYIQLFQQEKDSMIIQPLLKGFDKILETSEKEKSYWTWADALFMSPPVWASLGDLTGNLKYLSYMDKQYRLTYKHLWNAKDQLFYRDKARIKNREKNGANEYWSRGNGWVFGGLTYMLPHLPENWEGREFYITLFQQMAEALKKTQRTDGTWSMGMMGDEKDYPVKDVSGSNFFVFGLARGVNMGILDKKTYDPIIRKGWKALTSCVREDGLVGYVQGVGAAPGEAFANYTEVYGTGGFISAGAEMYKYLLND, encoded by the coding sequence ATGAGTTTAAGTATAAAGAAAAGTAAATTATTCTTTTTAATTATAGTAATTATAATTCAAAAAAGTTATGCTCAAAAAGAAAAAATCACTCTTAAAAGTGTATATACTATAACAAAAAAGGTAACAGATTGGCAAATTGAAACATTTGATGAAATGGGAAAGTATCGAGCCTTACCAACCCAAAATTTAAAACATTTTCATCACCGTAAACGTTACAAAGATGTGGTATGGAATTGTGGTGTTTTGTATTCAGGAATTTTAGAATGGAATACTATAGCTAAAGATAGTGTCTATGATTCATGGTTGCTAAATATAGGATATAGAAATGGATGGAGGTTAGATGATCATAGGTCTGTTTTTAATGCCGATAATCACACTGTTGGATATGCTTATATTCAATTATTTCAACAAGAAAAAGATAGTATGATAATTCAACCTTTATTAAAAGGCTTTGATAAAATTTTGGAAACTTCAGAAAAAGAAAAATCCTATTGGACTTGGGCAGATGCTTTGTTTATGTCTCCTCCAGTATGGGCTTCTTTAGGAGATTTAACTGGAAATCTAAAATATTTATCTTATATGGATAAACAATACCGTTTGACTTATAAACATTTATGGAATGCTAAAGATCAACTTTTTTATAGGGATAAAGCACGTATAAAAAATAGAGAAAAAAATGGAGCAAATGAATATTGGTCAAGAGGAAACGGATGGGTTTTTGGGGGATTGACCTATATGCTACCACATTTACCTGAAAATTGGGAGGGGCGAGAATTTTATATAACCTTATTTCAACAAATGGCAGAGGCTTTAAAAAAGACACAACGTACAGATGGAACTTGGTCTATGGGAATGATGGGTGATGAAAAAGATTATCCTGTAAAAGATGTAAGTGGTTCTAATTTTTTTGTTTTTGGACTGGCTAGAGGTGTTAATATGGGGATTTTAGATAAAAAAACCTATGATCCTATTATTCGTAAAGGATGGAAAGCATTAACTAGCTGTGTACGAGAAGATGGTTTGGTCGGTTATGTTCAAGGAGTAGGTGCTGCTCCAGGTGAAGCATTTGCAAATTATACAGAAGTATATGGTACTGGTGGATTTATCTCAGCGGGAGCTGAAATGTATAAATATCTATTAAACGATTAA
- a CDS encoding shikimate kinase, with the protein MKLVLLGYMGCGKSAISNALSNSLNLKRIDLDDYIEEKEGKTIADIFTERGEIYFRKLETACLQELLDSNEEFILSLGGGTPCFGNNMEIINQKSTSVYLSANIPTLVIRLLPEKAKRPLIARIEDEELAEFIGKHLFERRHYYLQAKIAVSVDNKPVQIIADEIAMAL; encoded by the coding sequence ATGAAATTAGTTTTGTTAGGGTATATGGGCTGTGGTAAATCGGCTATTTCAAATGCATTGAGTAACTCTTTGAATTTGAAAAGAATAGACTTAGATGACTATATAGAAGAGAAGGAAGGAAAAACAATTGCTGATATTTTTACAGAGCGTGGTGAAATTTATTTTAGAAAATTAGAAACAGCTTGTTTACAAGAGTTATTAGATAGTAATGAAGAATTTATTCTTTCTCTAGGAGGTGGAACTCCATGTTTTGGAAACAATATGGAAATCATCAATCAAAAATCTACCTCTGTTTATTTAAGCGCAAATATTCCAACATTAGTAATAAGATTGTTACCAGAAAAAGCCAAAAGACCTTTAATTGCTAGAATTGAAGATGAAGAATTAGCAGAGTTTATTGGTAAACACTTGTTTGAAAGACGTCATTATTATTTACAAGCAAAAATTGCAGTATCTGTAGATAATAAGCCTGTTCAAATTATTGCGGATGAAATAGCTATGGCTTTATAA
- a CDS encoding phosphoribosyltransferase family protein, whose translation MNKSIILNHLEITQKTRRIAFQILESHCDVDEIILAGINGNGFVFAQHIKNHLEQISELNITLCEVILDKKDLLAPITTSISKEEYTNKHVVLIDDVLNSGKTLIYGVKHFLEVPLASFRTAVLVNRNHKEYPVKADFKGISLSTSLQETIKVDFSNEKESVAYLC comes from the coding sequence ATGAACAAGTCTATTATTTTAAATCATCTAGAAATTACTCAAAAAACAAGAAGAATTGCTTTTCAAATTTTAGAAAGTCACTGTGATGTTGATGAAATTATCTTGGCTGGGATTAATGGGAATGGATTTGTTTTTGCACAACACATTAAAAACCATTTAGAACAAATTTCTGAATTAAATATTACTTTGTGCGAAGTTATTTTAGATAAAAAAGATCTTTTAGCTCCCATAACAACAAGTATCTCTAAAGAAGAATACACCAATAAACATGTAGTTTTAATTGATGATGTTTTAAATTCTGGTAAGACTTTAATTTATGGAGTTAAACATTTTTTAGAAGTACCTTTAGCCTCTTTTAGAACAGCTGTTTTGGTTAACCGTAATCACAAAGAATATCCTGTAAAAGCAGATTTTAAAGGAATTTCTTTATCTACTTCTTTACAAGAAACTATTAAAGTTGATTTTAGTAATGAAAAAGAGTCTGTGGCTTATTTGTGTTAA
- a CDS encoding RNA-binding S4 domain-containing protein has translation MRIDKYLWTIRMFKTRSLATEACKKGHIKINNVNAKPSKEVYIGEKLIVRKNQINYQLEVLDIPLNRVGAKLVDLYRKDTTPKEAFDHLDLLKYSKDYYRQKGAGRPSKKDRRDIDEYQENNNFESEN, from the coding sequence ATGCGAATTGACAAATATTTATGGACCATTAGAATGTTTAAGACTCGATCTTTAGCAACTGAGGCATGTAAAAAAGGTCATATTAAGATTAACAATGTTAATGCCAAACCTTCTAAAGAGGTGTATATTGGTGAAAAATTAATTGTTCGCAAAAACCAAATCAATTATCAGTTAGAAGTTTTAGATATTCCACTTAACAGAGTTGGGGCTAAATTGGTAGATTTATACAGAAAAGACACCACTCCAAAAGAAGCTTTTGATCATTTAGATCTTTTAAAATACTCTAAAGATTATTACCGCCAAAAAGGTGCTGGTAGACCTAGTAAAAAAGATCGAAGAGATATAGATGAATACCAAGAAAACAATAACTTTGAATCAGAAAATTAA
- a CDS encoding FKBP-type peptidyl-prolyl cis-trans isomerase translates to MNFKKICLALVASIIFSCTPDTIETFDHAAQYVTEKPIVDEYLATHYFDDVDKEIKEIDANQTALINDANLQALSTNYNDVDYVMYSYVYEQGQNEDVRDQNGNPRGEDAVVRDVVGSPDRDDLVNVAYKVFSLDGEVYEESKRSDGFLYLDSLIEGWRIGMAVFRGGYSNEDDSEVYREYTETGKGFMIIPSGLAYQNHGSGFIGQNEIIVFKIELRTVISYGEDL, encoded by the coding sequence ATGAATTTTAAAAAAATATGTTTAGCCCTAGTGGCATCAATTATATTCAGTTGTACTCCTGATACAATAGAAACATTTGACCATGCGGCACAGTATGTAACAGAAAAACCTATTGTGGATGAGTATTTGGCAACGCATTATTTTGATGATGTTGATAAAGAAATTAAAGAGATAGATGCAAACCAAACAGCTTTGATAAACGATGCTAACCTGCAAGCTTTGTCTACCAACTATAATGATGTTGATTATGTAATGTACTCATATGTATATGAACAAGGACAAAATGAGGATGTAAGAGATCAAAATGGTAACCCTAGAGGTGAAGATGCCGTAGTTAGAGATGTAGTAGGTAGCCCTGATAGAGATGACTTAGTAAATGTAGCCTATAAAGTATTTTCATTAGATGGAGAAGTTTATGAAGAAAGTAAAAGAAGTGATGGATTCTTATATTTAGATTCTTTAATTGAAGGATGGAGAATAGGAATGGCTGTTTTTAGAGGTGGTTATTCTAATGAGGATGACTCTGAAGTGTATAGAGAATACACAGAAACAGGAAAAGGTTTTATGATTATTCCCTCTGGTTTAGCGTACCAAAATCATGGTAGTGGTTTTATAGGTCAAAATGAAATAATTGTTTTTAAAATAGAGTTAAGAACAGTGATTTCTTATGGAGAGGATTTATAA
- a CDS encoding DUF1697 domain-containing protein, whose translation MRYIVLLRGINVSGKHKILMKDFIAILLTHPNITTAKSYIQSGNFVVDSNLKTNNEINLLFTSIILKNYNYDVSAFSYSIDEFKNIFNNYPYEIDYKTNYISFLSEVPKLQKISELKDKEYPNDIFDVVKSVIYVKYGVKLSDSKLNNNYFEKQLQIIATTRNIRTIGKLVEIAEKK comes from the coding sequence ATGAGGTATATTGTATTATTAAGAGGTATAAATGTTAGTGGTAAACACAAAATTTTGATGAAAGATTTTATAGCGATTCTTTTAACCCACCCTAATATTACAACTGCTAAAAGCTATATACAAAGCGGTAATTTTGTGGTAGATAGCAATTTAAAAACTAATAATGAAATAAACCTTTTGTTTACAAGTATTATTTTAAAGAACTACAATTATGATGTATCTGCATTTAGTTACTCCATTGATGAATTTAAAAATATTTTTAACAATTATCCATACGAGATAGATTACAAAACTAACTATATCAGCTTTTTATCAGAAGTGCCTAAGCTCCAAAAAATAAGTGAGTTAAAAGACAAAGAATACCCTAATGATATATTTGATGTAGTAAAAAGTGTTATTTATGTTAAATACGGTGTAAAACTTAGTGACTCTAAACTAAACAACAATTATTTTGAAAAGCAGTTACAAATAATTGCCACTACAAGAAATATAAGAACTATTGGTAAACTTGTAGAAATTGCCGAAAAAAAATAA